The genome window GTAGCGCGGGGTTTTAACCCCGCGCGGGGCTGGGGCGAGGATGCGGGTTCCGAGTTTTGAGACGGCCTCTCAATGCGGCGGCGCCGATTCCTGCGGCTCGTCGACCTGGCTCACGCGCTCTTTCATGCGAACCTTCGGCGCTTGTCCGGCAGGCTCGACCTCTTCATCGTCACGGCGGTAATACTGATATCGATAGCGATATTCGTCGCCGGTGAACGTAACGCCATTGAGCACCGCACCCGCTTTCGGCACCCCGATATCCTGCAGCGCTCGCACCGCAACCTTCGCCAAGTCCTTCGTCGTCTTCAATGCACGCACCACGAGCACCGTGCCATCGACCAGCGTCGAAAGAATCGCCGCATCGGTGACCGGTACGATTGGCGGACTGTCGATGATGACGCGATCGAAGCGGTCACTGACCTGCTTCAAAAATTGCCGGAATTTGTCACTGTGCAAAATTTCGGCCGGATTTGGCGGAATGGGGCCTGCCGGGATGATCGATAGATTGGGCACGCCGGAATCGAAAACCGCGTCATCAATCGAGCCATCGATGAGGCACGTCGTCACGCCGACTTCGGAACCCGTATGAAACACGCGATGCACGCGCGGCCGCCGCAAATCGCAATCGATGAGCGCCACGCGTTGGCCCGTTTGCGCCAGCGTAATCGCAATGCACGTCGCCACCGTCGTCTTTCCCTCCGACGGCCCGGCGCTCGTGACCAACATCGTGCGGTAAGGTTTGTCCGGGTCCATGAACAGCAGGCTCGTACGAATGACACGCGCCGCCTCGGCCACACCGCTCATCGGCTGCTCGTGCACCGCAAGCTCCGGCTTCGATACCTTCATGTGCTCGCCACGCCGCTTGCGACCATAAGGCGCCGCGCGAAGCATGTGGTCGATTTGCGGCAGCGATCCGAGGAACGGCAGGCCCAAACCTTTTTCGATATCGTCGGGCGTTCGTATCGTCCGGTCGAGCAACCCTCGAGCGAGCGCCATGCCCACACCAATGACGATGCCGATGAAAACCCCTAATGCAATATTTTTCGGAATGTTTGGGCGAATGTGACCACGCGGCACGCGAGGCCTATCGAGAACGCGGATGTTGTTCACGCGCAAAACGCGCGCCAGATCGCTCTCTTTCGTCCGTTCGAGCACCAGCGAATAAAGTTTGTCGTTGTTGTCGCGTGAACGGCGAAGTCGATTGTATTCGATTTCGAGCAAATTCAAATCGAGCGCTTGTTTTTGCGCTTTCTCGAACAGCGCCACGAGGCCCGTTTCTTGACGCTGAAGCACCGCAAAATCTTTGTTGAGCGCCCGCTGAATGTTGCGAACCTCGACCAAAAGCGCTTTTCTCGTCGCTTCGGCCCTCGCATCCGCCTCTTTCACGTCCGGATGATTGTTGCCTTTCCCCTCGCCCTTCAATCCATCGCGAGCACGCACCGCTTCTTCGTACGTCGTTCGCAAATTCGTCAGCACGCTGCTTTGTAGCAATTCCGTGGCCGGCAAATCCGTCGGGCTCTCCTGCTTGATCTTCGCCAGCTCGTCCCGCCGCGCCGCGACTTCTTCCTTGCGCGTACGAACAATCGTAATGGCCGCATTGAGCTGCTTCATTTCGTCGCTGAGCATGTTGGATTGATCATCCAATGCGACCGACAAAATGTGTTGCTCTTCTTTGTACTTGTGCAGCGCCATCTCGCTCGACTCGAGATCCACCTTCAATTTGTCGAGTTGGCTGCGAAGCCAATCCGCCGCCACCGCCGTCGAGCTGACGGCATCGTCCAGGTTTTGCTGGACGTACATATCGACCACCGCCGTCAAAATGCGCTGCGCTCGCTGAGGGTCGGCATCCTCGAACTTCACCGTCGCCAGCCGACTCTCCTTCACCGGCTCCACTTTGAGCCGCCCTCGCAATGCCTCCGCCGCAATCTCTTCCGATACGGTTATCTGCGGCGACGGCGTGCCCGGCGGCGCATTGTTCAAAAATGCCCCGTCGTGGTTCAATCCCAAATCACCCACCACCGCCAACGCAACCTTCATCGATTGGATGATCTTGTATTGCGTTTCGTAATATTCGCGATTGTCCCAAAAATTGCCCGTCCCAAGGTCGACGATGCTTTCGACCTTCTGCCCGAGGGGCCTGGGGGGATTGGGATCGAACAGGATCGTCGCGTGCGATTCGTAAATCTTCACCTGCCCCAAGGTGTTGAACGTGGTCAGGAGCGACACGACGACCGCGGCCGCAAGTGCCGTCGACCAGTACTTGCGCACCATCTGCCAGACGATGGTCGGATTGATGCCCTCCTCCTGCGCAGGTTGCAGGTGCATCGGGTCCGCTTTGGGCGGCGCCAACGTGGGCTTATGAGAGAGGTCCGGCGGCACGGGAGCTTTGGGCTAGGGCAAGGGCCTGGGCGCACTTAGGGTGCGCCTGGGGCAACGAAAGTTCAAGGAGTCGCGCGCGAAAGATCCGACTTGGGTCGCGATCGCTTCGTCAATCTACTTCGGCTTTGCATTCGTGGCCGAAAATTAGGGGCATCCGCCAAGGCAGCCTACGCTGAGCGCAGTGCTGGGTGATCTCGTCAAACGCCTCGTGAACGGTGTCGTGCTGCTGCTCGGCAGCCTCGCGTTTTTCCTGGTGCCCGTGGGCAACAAAACACCCGCTCAGCATCTGGTCGCGATCTTCTCCACACGCCCAGCCAAAGAAGCCGCCGTCGCGTTCGCGCGTGCTGGCAAGCAGCTCTCCGAACAAGTGATGGCCGAAGTCGAACGTGCCCGGAAAAACCCGCCCGCGGACATGAAGCTCAAGCCCGCGCCGCCACGAGAACCCGCCGGTCAACCGCGCTAATTGCGCTTCGTTTTGCGTGGATCCGTGAACTGCGGATGCTCGTTGTAAAACGCGTCGAGACTCTCGCCCGAGATCTCCGCCTCGATGTCCCCGTCGCGTTCGATCTTCGCCTGACAACCAAGGCGAGAATTCATCCGGACATCGAACGCCTTGTCCAAAATGTCCTCTTCCTCTTCCTCGGCCGCGCTGAGCAGGTCCTTGCCCTTCGCGACGTACACGTGACACGTCGAACACGCACAGACGCCGCCGCACGCGGAGCCCTCGGGCGCATCGACCTTGCGCGCGGCTTCGAGCAGCGAAGTACCCACCGGCACCTCGACCTCCCAAGAGTTGCCGTGCCCTGAAAAACGTACCTTCGCCATTCGCTCAGCTCTCCGGCGCGGAGGGTTCCGCGTCTGCATGTCCATGTTCGGCAACGTGCGCATCCACGCCCTTCGCATGCGCCACCGAGCGTTCGATCTGTTCGACATCCTTGCCCGCGATAGCCCGCGCGATCGCGCGATCCATACGGCGCCCGGCCCATTCGTGCGTGGCGTTGTCCAAATCATCCGTGCTCAAACGAATCAGCGCCGGTTTGTCGCCACGAACCGCTCGCTCCAGCGCCGCGATCGCCTCGTCGATCCGCTTCCGTTCATCCGCAGCCTCGATCAAGTCCGCGTCCGCTTCGAGCGCTTTACGTGTTGCATGCAGCACTCGTTCCGCTTCCACACGCGCTTCCACGAGCTGTCGGCGCTCCAAGTCTTCCTCGCCGTGATCGAGCGCCGCCATGAGCATCGCTTCGACCTCTTCGTCGGTGAGCCCGTAACTCGGCGTCACCTCAACACGCTGCTCGATGCCCGTCGTCATCTCCGTCGCGGTCACGCCAAGAATGCCGTCCGCATCCACGCGAAACGTCACCTCGAGACGCGCCATGCCCGCAGGCATCGGGGGAATTCCTTTGAGCACGAACCGAGCGAGTGACCGACAATCCGCAGCGAGCTCGCGTTCGCCCTGCACGATGTGCAAGTCGAAGCCCGTTTGATTGTCCGCATACGTCGTGAAAGTTTGTCGCGCACCGGCCGGAATCGTCGTGTTTCGCGGCAAAATCTTCTCCGCGACGCCGCCCATCGTTTCGAGCCCGAGCGACAGCGGAAGCACGTCGAGCAGCAGCACCTCGTCCGCGCGTTCCTTCGTGCCCGCCAGAATGTCCGCCTGGATCGCAGCTCCAAGCGCAACCACTTCGTCCGGATCGATGTCCGAAAGCGGCGGCTTGCCAAACAACTTCTCCACGTAACGCCGCACGAGCGGCACGCGCGTCGCGCCTCCCACGAGGATCACGCCATCGATCTCGGCAGGCGTTACGCCCGCATCACGCATCGCCCTTCGACATGCAACGCCTGTGCGTTCCACGATCGGCATCGCGAGCGCCTCGAATTCGTCACGCGTAACTGTGATCGTGCGCGTGCCGCCTTCGACCTCGATCTCGGCTTCGACCTGCGCTGCATCGGTCAGCCCGTGCTTGATGCGCCGAGCCGTATCGAGCGCCAATCGCACGAGCTCTCGCGGCGGATTCGCCTTTGCCCCAAGGTCCGCCAGGATCTTCGTCGCGAGCGCGCGGTCCATGTCGTCGCCCCCGAGCGCGCTGTCTCCACCCGTCGAACGCACCTGAAACACGCCGTTGTCGAGCAGCAAAATCGTGACGTCGAACGTGCCGCCTCCCAGGTCGTACACCGCAAAAAGCCCGTTCTTGCGGCTCTCCAGGCCATACGCGAGCGCCGCGGCCGTGGGCTCGTTGAGCAGCCGCAGCACGTCGATCCCCGCGAGCTTTCCCGCGTCCTTCGTGGCTTGCCGTTGCGCATCGTCGAAATACGCCGGCACCGTGATCACCGCGCCGCCCACGGATCGCAGCTCGTCTTCGGCAAGCTGCCGCAACACCTTCAGGATCTCGGCTGAAACCTCGACCGGCGTGACGGCCTTGCCGCGCACGAGAAACCGCACGGTCTTGGCTTCTTCGGGCGTGTTTGCCGGGGCAAACTCGTACGGCCCGAGCCTTCGCGTCTCCGGATCATCGGCACCTCGGCCCATGAACCGTTTCACACTGACGATCGTTTCGCGTGGGAATTCCGCAGCAAGGCGCGCTGCATCGCGCCCCACCATGACGCGACCCCGCGCGTCGTAATGCACGACGGACGGGACGAGTTTGTCTTGGTTACAGTCCGCAATGACGAACGGTTTGCCATCACGAACCCGCGCGACGAGCGAGTTCGTCGTGCCCAGATCGATGCCGATGGGCTTGGGCGCTGCTTTGGGGTCGAATATTTCCAGCAGTTGCATCGTGATCTTTCAGGGCGCGAGGTCCTCTTCGATGGCGCTCACTTCCTCGAGGAAACGCCGCAAATACCTGAGCTCCCCCAAATGCGGTAGCGCCGCGGAAACTTCGCTCCCATCCGCCGCGAGCGCTCGACCAAGCTTTGCGAGCACGTCCCGTTCGCGCTCACGCACGGCCAACGCCAGCTTGTGCACGGCCCCGAGATCCTTGCTTCGCCGCGCATCCGCAAGCTCTTCACGCTGCTCCATCATCTCCATCAGCAGCGCTTGCGACGGCTTCGGCTCAGCCGTTTCACCGACCGGAACTCCCGCTCGCCGCAGCAGCGCCTCCGCCCGCCGCACGGGATCCTTGAGCACTCGATACGCGTCGTTCACTTCGATCGCGCGGCCCAGCGCCAAACGCCGTTCGGCCGCCGGCGCGCCGGCGTAACGATCCGGATGCAGCGCCCGCGAAAGATCGCGGTGTCGCTCGGCTAGTTTGTCCGGGTCGATGTCGAATCGGGGCTCGACCCCCATGGTTTCGAAGGGATCACTCATGGGTGGTGCTCAACGCGCTCGTGCGATCATCAGACGGTGAACGAATGACCGCAGCCGCAGCGGCTTGCCTCTTGCGGGTTCTTGAACTTGAACCCCTGAAACATCAGCGTCTTTTCCCAATCGAGCACCGATCCACCGAGGTACAGGATGCTCTTCTTGTCGCAGAACACGCGGACGCGCGCTTTGCCTTCTTCCTCGAATTCGAGCACCAAATCGCCCTTGCGCGGTTCGTCGTCGTCGAACTCGATGACGTAGGAAAAACCCGAGCAACCGCCGCCACGAATGCCTACGCGAATTGCGGCGTTGGGTGTGCCGCGTTTGGCGAGGTTCATTCGTATCGCATCGACGGCTTGGGTGCTGACGCCAATCGTCTTGCGGTTCGCATCGCTCACGGGTCGATCCACCGGTTTCCCAGTTGGTACGGATTCAGTGGCTGCATTCATGACGAACCTCCCGGCTCTGTTTGTCCGGACAGAGCCTTCTTGGCGGCTTGTTTGGCCCGGAAATCCGCGATCGCGCTCTTGATCGCGTCTTCGGCGAGCACCGAGCAGTGAATCTTGACCGGGGGCAAATGCAGCTCCTCGGCGATCATGCTGTTCTTGATCGTCTCGGCCTCGTCGACGGTTTTACCCTTCAACCATTCGGTCGCGAGAGACGACGAAGCGATGGCCGATCCGCAGCCAAACGTCTTGAACTTGGCGTCTTCGATGACGCCGCCGTCGTTCACCTTGATCTGAAGACGCATCACGTCACCGCATGCAGGCGCGCCGACGAGTCCGGTACCGACGTGGTCGTCGTTCTTGTCGAGCGTGCCGACGTTTCGCGGGTTCTCGTAATGCTCGATGACCTTGTCGCTGTATGCCATGGCTCGAAATCTCTCCTTACAAAATCCTGGGACAAACCCCTCAGTGCGCCGCCCATTGCACGGTCGTGAGGTCGATGCCTTCCTTGTGCATCTCGTACAGCGGCGACATGTCGCGAAGCTTTCTCACTTTGCTCGTCACGAGGTCCGCCACGTAGTCGACTTCCTCTTCCGTCGTGAAACGGCCGAGGCCAAAACGAATGGATGAGTGCGCGAGGTCATCGCCGACGCCCATCGCATGCAGCACGTACGAAGGCTCGAGGCTCGCGCTGGTGCACGCCGAACCGCTGGAAACCGCGACGTCCTTGATCGCCATGATGAGCGCTTCGCCTTCGACGAACGCGAACGAGATGTTCAGGTTCCCGGGCAAACGATGTTCGAGCGATCCGTTGACGAAGATCTCGTCGAGCGCGGTCCCGAGCTTCGTCCGCAATCGCTCACGAAGACCGAAAAGCCGCTCGGATTCCGCTTTGCCTTCGTCGAGCATCAGGGCCGCGGCCTTGCCGAATCCCACGATGCCAGGAACGTTGAGCGTGCCCGAACGCATGCCGAATTCGTGTCCACCGCCGTCCATTTGAGCCGCCACACGCACGCGAGGTTTGGAGCGACGCACGTACAGCGCTCCAACTCCTTTGGGCCCATACATCTTGTGCGCGGTGATCGACGCGAGATCCACGTTCATCGCTTCGACGTCGAACGGAACCTTGCCCACGCCTTGCACGGCATCCGAATGCAGCAAGACGCCACGCTTACGCGTGATCGCGCCGATCTCCTTGATGGGCTGCACCGTGCCGACTTCGTTGTTCGCGAGCATCACGGACACGAGGATCGTCTTGTCCTTGATGGCCTTCGCGACGTCGTCCGGATCGACGATGCCGCTCTTGCCAACGGGCAAGTACGTCACTTCAAACCCCTGCTTTTCCAGGCGTTTGCAGGTGTCGAGCACCGCTTTGTGCTCGATCACCGTCGTGATGATGTGGTTGCCCTTTTCCTTGTAAAAGTCTGCGACACCCTTGATCGCCAGGTTGTTGCTCTCGGTCGCGCCCGACGTGAAGACGATCTCCTTCGGGTTCGTCGCGCCAATCAGCTTCGCCACGAGCTCGCGCGATCGCGTAACGGCCTCTTCCGCCGTCCAACCAAAGATGTGACTGCGGCTCGCGGCGTTACCGAACTTCACGTTGAAATACGGCAACATCGCTTCGATGACCCGCGGATCGACGGGCGTCGTTGCGTGATAGTCCATGTAAATCGGGATCTGCACAGTCATCGGAAATCCTTGTTCAGCGCGTATCAACGAGCGACCTCTCCACGCGTCGTGGTGCCGCCGCCATAAATGCCCGCAACGAGCTCGGGTTCTTCACGCGTCCGCTCGCGAACATGACAACTCGTGCACGCCGCCACGAGTTCGTCAGGGTCACACGTGTCGCAGGTGTCGAGGTAGTCGATGCTCGCGAGAAGCTCGCGCTCGAGCGACATCAGGTTGGAGATTTGAGCTCGCGTTTCTTGCAGCTTTTGCAGATACATCGAGCGAATACGGGCCATGGCTTCGGGAGCGGACGGAGCGCTTTCCCAAGCCGCGACCACTTCTTGGATCTGGGACAGAGACAAACCCAAATCGTGCAACTTGCCGATCCAGCGCACGCGCGTCACGGCCGCTTGGTCATAGAGGCGATAGCGCCCCTTCGACCGCGCATGCGGACGCAAGAGGCCCACTTCCTCGTAGTGATGAATGGCGCGGACCGTCTTGCCGCTCGCGCGTGCAAGATCTCCGACTTGGAGCAGGTGCTCGGACGAACCCTGTCCGTCATGATCCGCGTCCGGCGCTACGTGCACGCTTGGCCACCGCTCGGGACCCAAACGAGAAACTCCGGAAGAAGTAGCTGTCGCTCTCCTTTCGGAATGGGTCGCAAGGGGTAAATGCCGAACAGGTGCCATGCCCGAACTCCAACCCTTACGTATGCGTGAGGGTTACCTAACGGGAGGTTTAGGCGCCCAGGTTGGGTCTGTCAACCCGAGAGACGGGCTAAGGCCGAGCCGAAGGAGAAAAATTTTGATGGGGGCGACATCGATGGGGGTTGGCACCTCTCGAGCCGTCCGTGTGCAACGCTGATCGAATGCAGGTCGTTCACCTCGAGGAGCGATCGGTACCCGAAGCGTTGGCGCAGAGCGGGGCCGCGCTGAGCGTTGCAGGGCAGCAGCAAACAGCCGTGCTCACGGCAAGCGTGGTGCGTGGGCCAGCGCTGATCCTGGGCGCGATGCAGCACGCGGGGCGGGTGGTCGAGCTTCGTGCATGCGAGGCAGCTCATGTGCCCGTTTACAGGCGCATGACGACGGGAACCGCAGCGTGGATGGGTGGTGCGGGGCTCGTGCTGTCGCTCGCGCTGCCGCACGTTGCGTGGATCGAAGCGGATGCGACGGCTCGGACGCTGCTCAATCGGAATGTTCGGCCATTTCTGCGGGCGTTTTCGCGGGCGGGAGCGATGGCGCATTACTTCGGGCGCGAATGGATTTCGCTGAAACAACGACCAGGGGCCCTCTTGGGCTACGACGTGACGCGAACAGGTGGGGTGCTCATCGAGGTGATCACGGGCTTCGATCAGTCGATCGCGCTGCCGGCAGAGCTGACGACGATCCACGAGCGAGCCATCGATCGCTGTTCTGGAAAAAATCCTGCGAGTTTGAAGGAGGTTCTTCCCGACGCACGCCTCGAATCGTTTGGAGCACGCGTGATCGAAGGACTCGTCGAGCACATGGGCAAACCCGTTGCGACGGTGGACTCGATCGCGTCGTCGTTGCCAAGAGCCGTCACGGATGCTCGAGATCCATTGCCGAACGGCATGGTCCCGAAGTCGCTCGAACGCGTGCCGATTGGGTACCTCGACGTTGCAGTTTTGCAGGACGAACCGCAAACGCGTGCATGGCTTGGAGGCGACGTGCTCGCGCCGCGATGGCTCTACGAAGCCGCTACGCAGCGCATCGATGTTGCATCGCTTGGATCCGTGCCCATCGATGGTGCGAAAGTGGAAGACTTGGTTCGGGCGATGGCTTGACGGCAAAACGCCCCGCGGGGTGCGGGGCGTTTGTCATGTCGAACGGGTGATCGAGGGGCTCACTTCGGGTCGGGAATGGGCGTGGTGCCGACGACGACGGTGCCGCCGCTGGCGATCCATTCGAAGTTGTCGACGAGCGCCGTGGAGTCGTAGGCGGAATCGCCGGTGTCCCAGATGGCCCAGCGGATGATGAACTCCTGGCCGCCTTTGACGGGAGCTTGCGACTGGAGCCATCCGGTTGCGCCGGCATCGTTCCAGGTGTCGAAGCCGGTGCCCTGCAATTCGCCCGTGCCGAGCGGGCAGCCCTGGCATACGTCGAAGAAGGCGACGTTGACGCTGACGGGGTTGGTCTGGCTGTCGAACGAGATGTTGCCGTTGATCGAGCCGAGCGGGGCTGGGTTGACGAGCGAGATGAACTGGTCGTTGTAGGTTTGGCAGACCCACTCGGGGTACTCGAACGAGTAGAACTTGAAGCTGAACTTGTAGCCCGTTGCGTTCGTCGGGGCGCGCATCCTGACTTCGAGGCCGACGTCGTCGTAGATCGAGGTGGAGACGGGGCAACTCGGGGGGTCTTGCGGGAAGCCGGGAGGCGGCGTGCCTGAACCGATGCCCGGACAGCTCGACGCGCCGCAGGCGTCGGGTTGGTTGGGCAGACGGGCCGTGCCCGAGGCGAGGGCGAGCATGCGGGTGCCGCCTTGCGGCTTGACGTTGGGGCCGAAGTCGCTGAGCAGGCCAGCTTGGGTGCCGGGGCTGGCGGGTGCGCCGTTCGAGCGGACGTACATCGTGCTGAGCACGCCCCACTTCAATTCGCCCGGGTTGACGAAATTGCAGATGTCCACGGCACGCACGCCGTTTGCTGCCTCGAGGTTGTCGAAGGCGAGGTTGTCGTCGCACGTGGACGCCACGTTATCGACCGTGCCGTCACAATCCTCGTCGGACTGCTGCGCCATTGGATCGTTCGGATCCGTGGCCACTTCGATGGCACCCGGGCCGACGTTCGCATCGCAGTCGTTGCAGTCGCCCTGATTTTCAGTGGCGCCGTCGCCGTCGTCATCGACGTTGGGATCGGTCGCACACGAAGCGCCTCCTCCGACGCCGCCACCGCCGCTACCGGTGGGCGGGATGAAGATGTCACCACCATCGCCGCCCGATCCATTGCTGCTGGTTTGTCCGGACCCACCACTGCCGCCGTTTCCGGTGGTGCTGTCATCGAGACACTCGCCGTTTTCGAAGACGCCATCGCATTGATCCGTGCCGCGCCGACCGATGGGGCTACACGCCATTTGAGCGGCCACGGCGGCGACGAGACCAGCGAAACCAAAAGCAATCAGGTTACTACGCTTCATGATCGTACTCCATCCTCGGCCGGTGCAGAGGGACAAGCCAAGCGCGACCCACGCTCACGAAGCAAGCGCTTCGTGAGCAGACTGCGAG of Polyangiaceae bacterium contains these proteins:
- a CDS encoding IscS subfamily cysteine desulfurase, whose product is MQIPIYMDYHATTPVDPRVIEAMLPYFNVKFGNAASRSHIFGWTAEEAVTRSRELVAKLIGATNPKEIVFTSGATESNNLAIKGVADFYKEKGNHIITTVIEHKAVLDTCKRLEKQGFEVTYLPVGKSGIVDPDDVAKAIKDKTILVSVMLANNEVGTVQPIKEIGAITRKRGVLLHSDAVQGVGKVPFDVEAMNVDLASITAHKMYGPKGVGALYVRRSKPRVRVAAQMDGGGHEFGMRSGTLNVPGIVGFGKAAALMLDEGKAESERLFGLRERLRTKLGTALDEIFVNGSLEHRLPGNLNISFAFVEGEALIMAIKDVAVSSGSACTSASLEPSYVLHAMGVGDDLAHSSIRFGLGRFTTEEEVDYVADLVTSKVRKLRDMSPLYEMHKEGIDLTTVQWAAH
- a CDS encoding iron-sulfur cluster assembly accessory protein, yielding MNAATESVPTGKPVDRPVSDANRKTIGVSTQAVDAIRMNLAKRGTPNAAIRVGIRGGGCSGFSYVIEFDDDEPRKGDLVLEFEEEGKARVRVFCDKKSILYLGGSVLDWEKTLMFQGFKFKNPQEASRCGCGHSFTV
- the iscU gene encoding Fe-S cluster assembly scaffold IscU, with the translated sequence MAYSDKVIEHYENPRNVGTLDKNDDHVGTGLVGAPACGDVMRLQIKVNDGGVIEDAKFKTFGCGSAIASSSLATEWLKGKTVDEAETIKNSMIAEELHLPPVKIHCSVLAEDAIKSAIADFRAKQAAKKALSGQTEPGGSS
- a CDS encoding MerR family transcriptional regulator, with protein sequence MAPVRHLPLATHSERRATATSSGVSRLGPERWPSVHVAPDADHDGQGSSEHLLQVGDLARASGKTVRAIHHYEEVGLLRPHARSKGRYRLYDQAAVTRVRWIGKLHDLGLSLSQIQEVVAAWESAPSAPEAMARIRSMYLQKLQETRAQISNLMSLERELLASIDYLDTCDTCDPDELVAACTSCHVRERTREEPELVAGIYGGGTTTRGEVAR
- a CDS encoding polysaccharide biosynthesis tyrosine autokinase, with product MHLQPAQEEGINPTIVWQMVRKYWSTALAAAVVVSLLTTFNTLGQVKIYESHATILFDPNPPRPLGQKVESIVDLGTGNFWDNREYYETQYKIIQSMKVALAVVGDLGLNHDGAFLNNAPPGTPSPQITVSEEIAAEALRGRLKVEPVKESRLATVKFEDADPQRAQRILTAVVDMYVQQNLDDAVSSTAVAADWLRSQLDKLKVDLESSEMALHKYKEEQHILSVALDDQSNMLSDEMKQLNAAITIVRTRKEEVAARRDELAKIKQESPTDLPATELLQSSVLTNLRTTYEEAVRARDGLKGEGKGNNHPDVKEADARAEATRKALLVEVRNIQRALNKDFAVLQRQETGLVALFEKAQKQALDLNLLEIEYNRLRRSRDNNDKLYSLVLERTKESDLARVLRVNNIRVLDRPRVPRGHIRPNIPKNIALGVFIGIVIGVGMALARGLLDRTIRTPDDIEKGLGLPFLGSLPQIDHMLRAAPYGRKRRGEHMKVSKPELAVHEQPMSGVAEAARVIRTSLLFMDPDKPYRTMLVTSAGPSEGKTTVATCIAITLAQTGQRVALIDCDLRRPRVHRVFHTGSEVGVTTCLIDGSIDDAVFDSGVPNLSIIPAGPIPPNPAEILHSDKFRQFLKQVSDRFDRVIIDSPPIVPVTDAAILSTLVDGTVLVVRALKTTKDLAKVAVRALQDIGVPKAGAVLNGVTFTGDEYRYRYQYYRRDDEEVEPAGQAPKVRMKERVSQVDEPQESAPPH
- a CDS encoding 2Fe-2S iron-sulfur cluster binding domain-containing protein; translation: MAKVRFSGHGNSWEVEVPVGTSLLEAARKVDAPEGSACGGVCACSTCHVYVAKGKDLLSAAEEEEEDILDKAFDVRMNSRLGCQAKIERDGDIEAEISGESLDAFYNEHPQFTDPRKTKRN
- a CDS encoding choice-of-anchor L domain-containing protein; this translates as MKRSNLIAFGFAGLVAAVAAQMACSPIGRRGTDQCDGVFENGECLDDSTTGNGGSGGSGQTSSNGSGGDGGDIFIPPTGSGGGGVGGGASCATDPNVDDDGDGATENQGDCNDCDANVGPGAIEVATDPNDPMAQQSDEDCDGTVDNVASTCDDNLAFDNLEAANGVRAVDICNFVNPGELKWGVLSTMYVRSNGAPASPGTQAGLLSDFGPNVKPQGGTRMLALASGTARLPNQPDACGASSCPGIGSGTPPPGFPQDPPSCPVSTSIYDDVGLEVRMRAPTNATGYKFSFKFYSFEYPEWVCQTYNDQFISLVNPAPLGSINGNISFDSQTNPVSVNVAFFDVCQGCPLGTGELQGTGFDTWNDAGATGWLQSQAPVKGGQEFIIRWAIWDTGDSAYDSTALVDNFEWIASGGTVVVGTTPIPDPK
- the hscB gene encoding Fe-S protein assembly co-chaperone HscB produces the protein MSDPFETMGVEPRFDIDPDKLAERHRDLSRALHPDRYAGAPAAERRLALGRAIEVNDAYRVLKDPVRRAEALLRRAGVPVGETAEPKPSQALLMEMMEQREELADARRSKDLGAVHKLALAVRERERDVLAKLGRALAADGSEVSAALPHLGELRYLRRFLEEVSAIEEDLAP
- the hscA gene encoding Fe-S protein assembly chaperone HscA, which gives rise to MQLLEIFDPKAAPKPIGIDLGTTNSLVARVRDGKPFVIADCNQDKLVPSVVHYDARGRVMVGRDAARLAAEFPRETIVSVKRFMGRGADDPETRRLGPYEFAPANTPEEAKTVRFLVRGKAVTPVEVSAEILKVLRQLAEDELRSVGGAVITVPAYFDDAQRQATKDAGKLAGIDVLRLLNEPTAAALAYGLESRKNGLFAVYDLGGGTFDVTILLLDNGVFQVRSTGGDSALGGDDMDRALATKILADLGAKANPPRELVRLALDTARRIKHGLTDAAQVEAEIEVEGGTRTITVTRDEFEALAMPIVERTGVACRRAMRDAGVTPAEIDGVILVGGATRVPLVRRYVEKLFGKPPLSDIDPDEVVALGAAIQADILAGTKERADEVLLLDVLPLSLGLETMGGVAEKILPRNTTIPAGARQTFTTYADNQTGFDLHIVQGERELAADCRSLARFVLKGIPPMPAGMARLEVTFRVDADGILGVTATEMTTGIEQRVEVTPSYGLTDEEVEAMLMAALDHGEEDLERRQLVEARVEAERVLHATRKALEADADLIEAADERKRIDEAIAALERAVRGDKPALIRLSTDDLDNATHEWAGRRMDRAIARAIAGKDVEQIERSVAHAKGVDAHVAEHGHADAEPSAPES